The Podospora bellae-mahoneyi strain CBS 112042 chromosome 7, whole genome shotgun sequence genome includes a window with the following:
- a CDS encoding hypothetical protein (CAZy:AA3; CAZy:AA8; EggNog:ENOG503NXKF; COG:E), translated as MPRWVLLSSLPSLLALQQPGQGDIVASVKMRSASRFLGALAAVASLPSAFGQNNVPNTFTDAETGIVFNSWGIPNGSPQSQGGWTFGMALPSDALSTDATEFIGYLVECASKDAAGWCGFSLAGPMTNSLLITAWPHEDTVYTTLRYAGGYAMPDKYAGNAEITQIRSSQNSTHFSLVFRCKNCLQWDHNGSTGGASTSGGFLVLGWVQAFPSPGNPTCPDQITLEQHDNGMGIWGAVLDENVANPSYTAWAAQATKTVTGDCGGPVETGIIGVPVPTGTAFDYIVVGGGAGGIPTADKLSESGKSVLLIEKGIASTGEHGGTLKPKWLEGTQLTRFDVPGLCNQIWVDSNGIACTDTDQMAGCVLGGGTAINAGLWFKPYSLDWDYLFPTGWKAKDVAGAISRVFSRIPGTDTPSQDGQRYLQQGFNVLAGGLRAAGWQQVTANNAPDRKNRTFSNTPYMFSGGQRGGPLATYLRTAKTRPNFNLWLNTVVKRVIRTDGHITAVEVEPFRDGGYKGIVKVKDVTGRVVLSAGTFGSAKILLRSGIGPADQLEIVKNSVLDGPDFINNASWINLPVGYNLDDHLNTDTVISHNNVGPAFYDFYQAWTAPNTTDANKYLSSRSGILAQSAPNIGPMFWEEIKGADGKVRQLQWTARVEGSFDVPNGYAMTMSQYLGRGATSRGRMTITPSLTTIVSDVPYLKDPNDKEAVITGLNNLRAALNNVQGLTWNYPTASMSSREYVDSIPVTPGVRRANHWMGTNKIGTDDGRLGGTAVVDLNTKVYGTDNLFVVDASIFPGTPATNPSSYIVTAAEHASAKILALPPAQVNAKWAQCGGKNWTGSFQCAAGSTCQRQNDWYSQCL; from the exons ATGCCACGCTGGGTGCTGCTTTCCtctctcccttccctccttgCACTCCAGCAGCCAGGACAAGGTGACATTGTGGCGTCTGTCAAGATGAGGTCTGCCTCTAGGTTTCTCGGTGCCCTCGCGGCGGTGGCTTCGCTGCCGTCTGCGTTTGGCCAAAACAACGTGCCCAACACCTTCACTGACGCGGAGACGGGTATTGTCTTCAACTCCTGGGGCATTCCCAATGGCAGCCCTCAGTCCCAAGGTGGGTGGACCTTTGGTATGGCCCTTCCCTCGGACGCCCTTTCCACAGACGCTACCGAGTTCATCGGTTACTTGGTA GAATGTGCTTCCAAGGATGCGGCTGGCTGGTGCGGTTTCTCCCTCGCTGGTCCCATGaccaactccctcctcatcaccgctTGGCCACATGAGGACACCGTCTACACCACTCTTCGGTACGCCGGTGGCTACGCCATGCCCGACAAGTACGCCGGCAACGCCGAGATCACCCAGATCCGCTCCAGCCAAAACTCCACACACTTCTCCCTGGTTTTCAGGTGCAAGAACTGCTTGCAATGGGATCACAACGGCTCAACCGGTGGGGCCTCGACCAGCGGCGGCTTCTTGGTTCTTGGCTGGGTTCAGGCTTTCCCCTCGCCTGGCAACCCGACTTGCCCTGATCAGATCACCCTCGAGCAGCACGACAACGGTATGGGCATCTGGGGCGCCGTTCTCGACGAGAATGTTGCCAACCCATCCTACACTGCCTGGGCTGCTCAGGCTACCAAGACCGTCACTGGCGACTGCGGCGGTCCCGTTGAGACCGGTATCATCGGTGTGCCTGTTCCTACTGGCACCGCCTTTGACTAcattgtcgttggtggtggtgccggtggtaTCCCCACCGCTGATAAGCTCAGCGAGTCTGGCAAGAGCGTTCTCCTTATCGAGAAGGGTATTGCCTCCACTGGCGAGCACGGTGGTACCTTGAAGCCCAAGTGGCTTGAGGGCACTCAACTCACCCGCTTCGATGTCCCCGGTCTTTGCAACCAGATCTGGGTTGACAGCAACGGTATTGCTTGCACTGATACCGACCAGATGGCTGGTTGCGTCCTCGGTGGTGGCACTGCTATCAACGCTGGTCTCTGGTTCAAGCCTTACTCTCTCGACTGGGACTACCTCTTCCCTACCGGCTGGAAGGCCAAGGACGTTGCTGGTGCCATCAGCAGGGTCTTTTCCCGCATTCCCGGCACTGACACGCCTTCCCAGGATGGTCAGCGTTACCTCCAGCAAGGTTTCAATGTCCTTGCTGGCGGTCTCcgggctgctggctggcagcAGGTCACGGCTAACAACGCCCCTGACCGCAAGAACCgcaccttctccaacaccccTTACATGTTCTCCGGTGGTCAGCGTGGCGGCCCCTTGGCTACCTACCTTCGCACTGCCAAGACCCGCCCCAACTTCAACCTCTGGCTCAACACCGTCGTCAAGCGTGTGATCCGCACCGACGGCCACATTACCGCCGTTGAGGTCGAGCCCTTCAGAGATGGTGGCTACAAGGGTAtcgtcaaggtcaaggacgTCACCGGCCGTGTCGTTCTCTCTGCCGGTACTTTCGGCAGTGCCAagatcctcctccgctccggTATTGGTCCCGCCGACCAGCTCGAGATCGTCAAGAACTCGGTCCTCGACGGCCCTgacttcatcaacaacgcctcGTGGATCAACCTCCCCGTTGGCTACAACTTGGATGACCACCTCAACACCGACACCGTCATCAGCCACAACAACGTCGGCCCTGCCTTCTACGACTTCTACCAGGCCTGGACcgcccccaacaccaccgacgccAACAAgtacctctcctcccgctctGGCATTCTCGCCCAGTCGGCCCCCAACATCGGCCCCATGTTCtgggaggagatcaagggcGCTGACGGCAAGGTCAGACAGCTCCAGTGGACCGCCCGTGTCGAGGGCTCCTTTGACGTCCCCAACGGCTACGCCATGACCATGTCCCAGTACCTCGGCCGCGGCGCCACCTCGCGCGGCCGCATGAccatcaccccttccctcaccaccatcgtcTCCGACGTCCCCTACCTCAAGGACCCCAACGACAAGGAGGCCGTCATCACGGGCCTGAACAACCTCCGCGCCGCCCTCAACAACGTCCAGGGCCTGACATGGAACTACCCCACCGCGTCCATGTCCTCGCGCGAGTACGTCGACTCCATCCCCGTCACCCCCGGCGTCCGCCGCGCCAACCACTGGATGGGCACCAACAAGATTGGCACCGACGACGGCCGCCTCGGCGGTACTGCGGTTGTggacctcaacaccaaggtgTACGGCACCGATAacttgtttgttgttgatgcgtCCATCTTCCCTGGTACTCCCGCTACCAACCCGAGCAGTTATATCGTTACTGCTGCTGAGCACGCCTCTGCCAAAATTCTGGCGCTGCCGCCTGCGCAGGTGAATGCCAAGTGGGCGCAGTGCGGGGGGAAGAACTGGACGGGGAGCTTCCAGTGCGCTGCGGGGAGCACGTGCCAGAGGCAGAATGATTGGTATAGTCAGTGCCTTTaa
- a CDS encoding hypothetical protein (EggNog:ENOG503PYBK), with the protein MDDISDRDIPAASIEGPESSTPPYIDSNDERKMIRNTNEPSPLIQFLAMNVIQPPTPRATTGIKQPASMDHSNPMCPFTPALSTYVAPSTSVVPSTSAVPSTSAVPSTSAAPSHFVAPSAFHAPSTSTDSVSTTKSNRSTMKARLSALKESHLSVKLITNHFESQYRLSKFSNIIPTIPKWLNLRETARQLARLPLTNGKTYKLPIRRATRETAPLVKTWRANHATWREACNTNGKMPWLGTRSELFAIEVVEKRSWGGMPRFITEAFEDEGVQLGWIFDHDYVEAVEPTGEGWEKVPEFWKGARIFDAVWRVLYMKVTKGKVLPLGFEDDLAELVREVVVSGSWLEVVEEGSGDSENSLEGGDGVVVQEEVGVVEEMEVGQKETQLQERVQEERVQEERAQEEKLQERRRLDAKRKREKRQEEEKRQDKMREKQDSQSERIGETQNEHRNTSITHQQTPPAPQPSPSTAVNCWPILKKEMMDPVKEVLRDIMPSALAKRQLQEDTEDDDDATSVAPRKKQKAVQHVDTAEQVNLPSPPKGSETPPAKVGKTVETLGDDKGKDKIEKEMLVDLVNRHNAAVIRILKLENQMEEVTNEHGAMKERLRVGEEENRILRNQMTAVFHRLELVEKSYYRGSPQSAQGSPPRIQPGLRAPRQPVKAEQQRNDGRMRGASFYEGRTYSRPSI; encoded by the coding sequence ATGGACGACATTTCCGACCGGGACATTCCTGCGGCCTCCATCGAAGGTCCGGAGTCGAGCACACCACCCTATATAGATTCTAATGATGAGCGGAAGATGATTAGAAACACAAACGAGCCCTCGCCATTGATCCAGTTTCTGGCCATGAACGTTATCCAACCGCCAACTCCTCGAGCCACCACCGGAATCAAACAACCGGCCTCTATGGACCACTCAAACCCCATGTGCCCTTTCACGCCCGCTCTTTCCACTTACGTCGCTCCTTCCACATCTGTTGTTCCTTCCACCTCTGCTGTTCCTTCCACCTCTGCTGTTCCTTCCacctctgctgctccttccCACTTTGTCGCTCCTTCCGCTTTCCACGCTCCTTCCACCTCAACAGACTCCGTCTCAACCACCAAGAGCAATCGCTCCACCATGAAAGCCCGCCTCAGCGCTCTCAAAGAATCTCACCTCTCGGTCAAACTGATCACCAACCATTTCGAATCTCAGTACCGCCTTTCTAAGTTCTCCAATATTATCCCTACCATTCCAAAATGGCTCAACCTCCGCGAAACAGCTCGACAGCTCGCACGTCTTCCCCTCACCAACGGCAAAACCTACAAGCTCCCCATCCGCCGCGCGACCCGCGAGACAGCCCCCCTTGTCAAGACCTGGCGAGCCAATCACGCCACCTGGCGCGAGGCCTGCAACACCAACGGGAAGATGCCATGGCTGGGCACCCGGTCTGAACTTTTCGCCATTGAGGTCGtcgagaagaggagctggggTGGGATGCCGCGTTTTATTACGGAGGCTTTTGAGGACGAGGGGGTTCAGCTGGGGTGGATTTTTGATCACGATTATGTCGAGGCTGTGGAGCCCACGGGCGAAGGATGGGAGAAGGTTCCGGAGTTTTGGAAGGGGGCGAGGATTTTTGATGCAGTATGGAGAGTGTTGTACATGAAGGTGACTAAGGGGAAGGTGTTGCCGCTGGGGTTTGAGGATGATTTGGCGGAGTTAGTaagggaggtggttgttaGTGGGAGCTggctggaggttgtggaaGAGGGGTCTGGGGATTCGGAGAATAGCCtggagggtggggatggagtggtggtgcaagaggaggttggggtagTTGAGGAAATGGAGGTGGGACAGAAAGAGACGCAGCTTCAGGAGAGGGttcaggaggagagggttcaggaggagagggctcAGGAGGAAAAACTCCAGGAGAGGAGACGTCTGGATGCAAAACGCAAGAGGGAGAAGcgtcaggaggaggagaagcgtCAGGATAAAATGCGTGAGAAGCAAGACTCACAGAGCGAACGGATTGGAGAAACCCAGAATGAGCATCGCAACACCAGTATCACACACCAGCAgacaccaccggccccccAACCATCGCCGAGCACAGCAGTAAACTGCTGGCCGATACTGAAGAAAGAGATGATGGATCCTGTAAAGGAGGTACTGCGGGATATTATGCCCAGTGCCCTAGCGAAGAGGCAGCTTCAAGAAGACacggaggatgatgatgatgccacTTCAGTGGCGCCAAGAAAGAAGCAGAAAGCTGTACAGCATGTCGACACCGCCGAGCAGGTCAACCTACCATCTCCACCCAAGGGGTCTGAGACACCACCCGCGAAGGTGGGCAAGACCGTTGAGACTTTGGGAGACGACAAAGGGAAAGACAAAATCGAGAAGGAAATGCTAGTAGATCTCGTCAACAGGCATAATGCGGCCGTGATCAGGATCCTCAAACTCGAAAACCAGATGGAAGAGGTCACCAACGAGCATGGAGCAATGAAGGAGAGGTTACGGgtaggagaagaggagaacaGGATCCTCCGTAATCAGATGACGGCGGTGTTCCATCGGTTGGAGTTGGTAGAGAAGAGTTACTATCGCGGATCTCCTCAGTCTGCCCAAGGTTCACCGCCTCGGATTCAGCCTGGTCTCCGGGCTCCTAGACAGCCGGTCAAGGCTGAGCAGCAGCGGAATGATGGGCGTATGAGAGGGGCAAGTTTTTATGAGGGGCGTACATATAGTCGTCCTTCGATTTGA
- a CDS encoding hypothetical protein (EggNog:ENOG503P14U; COG:O) yields MFRIFVIAVLPLFFVFSSEIFTFLSGALCPSCNCESAKPLHRIPRPQLRPEFLALENGTDARLGCEDVGYKIHVFSREPLVVYFENFVSAREREHLLDISEKIYTPSTITHNGGQTSDRNTKVRDSEVALVPRTEGVRCIERRAREVQGWREEVWIERLRVQRYNPGGHYSHHFDWSSGRGGWGRVSSFMVWVHGEELEGGGTEFPRLELRGDKKKWCKFIECEDNLDGEDSKDKGVETAEDKKGAVFKVIPGNAVYWENFRSDGTGRGYNETWHAGLPVKKGVKVGLNIWSYGRID; encoded by the exons ATGTTCCGGATATTTGTCATAGccgtcctccccctcttcttcgtcttctcctCTGAAATCTTCACCTTCCTATCCGGCGCCCTCTGCCCATCATGCAACTGCGAGTCAGCGAAACCGCTTCACAGGATCCCTCGCCCCCAGCTCAGGCCAGAGTTTCTGGCGCTGGAGAACGGGACTGATGCCAGGCTGGGGTGTGAAGACGTCGGGTATAAGATCCATGTCTTTTCCCGGGAGCCGTTGGTGGTGTATTTTGAGAATTTTGTttcggcgagggagagggagcatTTGCTTGATATTAG TGAGAAAATCTATACGCCCTCAACTATCACGCATAACGGGGGGCAGACGAGTGATAGGAATACTAAGGTGAGGGACTCGGAGGTTGCGCTTGTGCCGAGgacggagggggtgaggtgtATTGAGAGGAGGGCTAGGGAGGTgcaggggtggagggaggaggtttg GATTGAAAGGTTGAGAGTCCAGAGATATAACCCTGGTGGACACTACAGCCATCACTTTGACTGGAGCTCGGGGAGGGGTGGCTGGGGTAGGGTGAGCAGCTTCATGGTTTGGGTTCATggtgaggagttggagggaggagggacagAGTTCCCCAGGTTGGAGCTGAGAGGTGATAAGAAGAAGTGGTGCAAGTTCATTGAGTGTGAAGACAATCTAGATGGCGAGGACTCGAAAGACAAGGGCGTGGAGACAGCCGAAGACAAGAAGGGAGCGGTGTTCAAAGTCATACCTGGAAATGCTGTTTACTGGGAGAATTTCAGGTCTGATGGAACCGGAAGAGGGTATAACGAGACGTGGCATGCTGGATTGCCCGTGAAGAAGGGAGTCAAGGTTGGGCTGAACATTTGGAGCTATGGGAGGATTGACTGA
- a CDS encoding hypothetical protein (EggNog:ENOG503PA8H; COG:K): protein MSMSTYTPSSTSPDGPSEPPPTASGSGTGATAAHEPLACVSCRTRKLKCDRRKPNCTRCSRSGGECHYPESRRRPAFKRRNVRELEERLAQVEGLLKNVSRRRTSREAGPSTTSGSLEPSRQPSQESSPLAGLEADASQINLDDLFADPTFQDPSWFPPPPPPPPDGFSSTANNPPPWDLFGLGQFESLPPWEMIEELHDLFFSIHYSFLPIIHKDGYLAAFHRPPHMRPPMCLQYSIWTMAADGHPKYGCYHEALYRRARQYLEADELKVRHNIVAPTQSTGTNLLQGHGEHFITVSHGQAWALIAADEARRMLFTRAALSSARCVRIVGMMGLHRLDSTAADEEHPIAPMIPPPKGWVELEERRRLFWGAFCIDSYAGISTGWPTLIDTNQVTTHLPASEDAFAKGQEEKSTSLQSLFNGFNYSTYGGNVVICHIFNQIMKHAHCPMPSDRPDDLESGPFWQRHRELDTLLSSAFMFLPDRLRLPKNITDPVAIQINMNLHAAVICLHNTAYEKADKLPSLPASVKQDSRTRSLMAAGEIVNILKLSHNMKTGYKSPLRALSLYCAASVYVSVAAAKDTTTPANPPSPSFLSSVNTNLETLLKSMEAISKLHYITRAYLNQILLDIDRSGVSLSFPLSEYLSKESHPCEHGIPIVARTSGHRQTRLPVPFSTPGGQQQRVMVPGVFADRNFGGGNIHPGAGISSGLSSMVSGMVAGCGLQVLTGDGVRKQPEQQQGRFVDAFHPCDNPPYARGQVNTARAATGERVMMFGFRGGREEMVGLQDLPFRLGMQTGLVGTGAGLGFEMGMAGGGTGKEKDGDVLLHFSPGNVGGVSGEGNHGQVGGGKGKEDGNAMDIFDEFQDLGEGTGGGGDGDWGMLDPTDTFYSLLYNDGANTDNNGGGDNNCGNMWSVNDFTGMWGGPR from the exons ATGTCAATGTCAACCTATACACCGTCATCAACATCCCCTGATGGACCCTCAGAGCCGCCGCCAACAGCTAGTGGTAGCGGGACGggagcaacagcagctcACGAGCCGTTGGCTTGTGTGAGTTGTCGGACGAGGAAGCTGAAAT GTGATCGTAGAAAGCCGAATTGCACCAGGTGTTCTCGGAGTGGTGGCGAGTGTCACTACCCGGAGTCTCGGAGGAGACCAGCGTTTAAGCGAAGGAATGTTAGAGAGTTGGAAGAGAGACTAG CACAGGTGGAAGGTCTCTTGAAGAATGTCAGCAGGCGGCGAACCAGCCGGGAAGCCGGGCCTAGCACAACGTCTGGTTCTCTAGAACCGTCACGGCAGCCATCTCAAGAATCATCCCCTCTAGCTGGCCTAGAGGCCGATGCTTCTCAGATCAATCTTGACGACTTATTTGCAGATCCAACTTTCCAAGATCCATCATggtttccaccaccaccacctcctcccccagatGGATTTTCGTccacagccaacaaccctccGCCATGGGACCTGTTTGGTTTGGGTCAGTTTGAGAGCTTGCCCCCGTGGGAAATGATTGAGGAATT GCATGATTTATTCTTCTCAATCCACTACTCATTTCTGCCCATTATTCACAAGGACGGGTATTTGGCTGCTTTTCACCGGCCGCCTCATATGCGACCTCCCATGTGTCTTCAGTATTCCATCTGGACTATGGCAGCGGATGGCCATCCCAAGTATGGGTGTTATCACGAGGCTTTGTACCGTCGAGCTCGGCAGTACTTGGAGGCGGATGAACTCAAGGTTCGTCACAATATCGTCGCTCCCACGCAATCAACGGGAACTAACCTTTTGCAGGGGCATGGAGAGCATTTCATCACGGTATCCCACGGTCAAGCCTGGGCCCTGATCGCCGCCGATGAGGCCAGGAGAATGCTTTTCACCCGGGCAGCATTGAGCTCCGCTCGATGCGTTCGAATCGTCGGCATGATGGGCCTCCACCGGCTCGACAGCACAGCCGCCGACGAAGAACACCCCATCGCTCCCAtgatcccccctcccaaaggCTGGGTCGAACTGGAAGAACGCCGACGTCTATTCTGGGGCGCCTTCTGCATCGACAGCTACGCCGGCATCAGCACCGGCTGGCCAACCCTCATCGACACCAACCAagtcaccacccacctccccgcctccgAGGACGCCTTCGCCAAAGGCCAAGAGGAAAAgtccacctccctccagtCCCTCTTCAACGGCTTCAACTACTCCACCTACGGCGGCAACGTCGTCATCTGCCACATCTTCAACCAAATCATGAAGCACGCCCACTGCCCCATGCCCTCCGACCGCCCAGACGATTTAGAGTCCGGCCCCTTCTGGCAACGCCACCGCGAACTCGACACCTTGCTATCCAGCGCCTTCATGTTCCTCCCCgaccgcctccgcctcccaaaGAACATCACCGACCCGGTCGCAATCCAAATAAACATGAACCTCCACGCCGCCGTCATCTGCCTCCACAACACCGCCTACGAAAAAGCAGACAAGCTCCCCTCCTTACCTGCGTCCGTCAAACAAGACAGCCGCACCCGCTCCCTCATGGCAGCAGGCGAAATAGTAAACATCCTCAAGCTAAGCCACAACATGAAGACGGGGTATAAATCCCCGCTGAGGGCCCTCTCGTTGTACTGCGCGGCGTCGGTGTACGTCtccgtcgccgccgccaaagacaccaccacccccgccaaccccccgtcaccatccttcctctcctcggtcaacaccaaccttgAGACTCTCCTTAAATCGATGGAGGCGATTTCAAAGCTGCACTACATCACGAGGGCGTATCTAAATCAGATACTCCTTGACATCGACCGCTCGGGGGTATCTCTGTCATTTCCACTTTCGGAGTATTTGAGCAAGGAATCTCACCCGTGTGAGCACGGGATTCCAATCGTGGCTCGCACTTCGGGACACAGACAGACGAGGCTGCCAGTTCCGTTTTCTACACCgggggggcagcagcagagggtGATGGTTCCGGGGGTGTTTGCTGATAGAaactttggtggtggaaacaTCCACCCCGGCGCGGGTATATCCTCTGGTTTGTCCTCCATGGTGAGCGGGATGGTGGCTGGGTGTGGACTGCAGGTTTTgacgggggatggggtgaggAAACAACCGGAACAACAGCAGGGGCGGTTTGTGGATGCTTTTCACCCTTGTGATAACCCGCCCTATGCTAGAGGGCAGGTGAACACCGCTAGGGCCGCcacgggggagagggtgatgatgtttgggtttcggggtgggagggaggaaatGGTAGGGCTGCAGGACTTGCCTTTTAGGTTGGGGATGCAGACTGGGCTTGTGGGGACgggggctgggttggggtttgagatggggatggctggaggagggacggggaaggagaaggatggggatgtACTTCTGCATTTTTCGCCGGGGAATGTGGGGGGTGTTTCGGGGGAGGGAAATCACGGccaagttggtggtggtaaagggaaagaagatggGAATGCGATGGATATTTTTGATGAGTTTCAAGATTTGGGAGAGGGGACGGGTggcgggggagatggtgattgGGGCATGTTGGATCCTACCGACACTTTTTACTCACTGCTGTATAATGATGGGGCCAACACTGACAAtaatgggggaggagataaTAATTGTGGGAATATGTGGTCGGTGAATGATTTTACTGGGATGTGGGGTGGTCCTCGATAG